The following nucleotide sequence is from Myxocyprinus asiaticus isolate MX2 ecotype Aquarium Trade chromosome 21, UBuf_Myxa_2, whole genome shotgun sequence.
AACAAACATTATAACAGAAACATATTCCTTAATTTTCCTTAATTTCCACTGTTacaacagtatattttaatttgCAGGAAGcatagaaaatattttattacctaATACATCAtttgagcaaaaaacaaaaacattcacacATGACAGGAGCCAACCCTTCACACTCTTGAATTGTTTGATTAAAGTTCACCTCCCCATATTAAATGGGTGGctttgtaattttatttagtGTGTAACCTTAACCTCCTCAGATTCCAGGTTAAGCTGGTCACAATCCCCCACAGTACTATTATACTTGGGACAGATGAATTCAACAGGAGGTATGCCATGCAGTCTTCGTCCGCTTCCTCTTTGTCTGAAAGGGGCAAACCGCAACCATTTCTTCACTACATCAGCAAACTGGTGGTGTGTGGCCTCCTTTCCTACAGGTGTCCTCTTTAAAGCACCTGTGGAGAacagtggagagaaaaaaaaatgacaccttCAAACATGTTTGCTTGATCATACTGTAGCATTGTCTTGATATGTACAAATCTGGTCTTAACTCTTTAAAACTTTGTCTCTTAAGAAAATTAAGTGTCTGTAATAAAAGATCATTTAAAAGACTGCTTACGAAATAAAACACCCTGCAGTCTGGTGTTTCTGAAGCTTCTTTTTTGTCCCCTACCAACCCAGTTGAGCTCTGAGCCCAAGCTGAAAGAGAGAACAGTGTGCATAAGTCGTCGGACTGCATCATCTATCGTGGCTCCGCCCATACGTGAGAGGTGTGACACCTATAGAAAATccaaatatgaataaaaacacaaaacagagaTATGGACCATAGTCTCAAAACTGTGGTTTTTCAAATGCTTCTTTCAAAATGGAACAaaagaaagcaaagaaaaattATATAATCATTTTTGTAAGATAATACTTATTTTGGGCTCTGATGCAGAACAGTACTACCTCCACAAAATGTAACTGCCTGTCACGATTCATTTTTTACAAAGTAACATAAACTGTAATGACATGTGTTACATTAATAACACTACACTTACAGTACTGAgatataaatatacacaaaaaaaaatatatatatatatatttctcaaatGCTACCATTCTCCTTTGTGCTTCAGCATCTTCTAGATGTCGTTCCGTTTCATCGAGCTGTTCCATAGTGTGTAGTGGCAGATCAATGTCAAgcacctcctcctcttcttcacaCACCTGACCATAAACCCTGGCCTGTAGGTCTTTCAGCACTGCCCATTGCCTCTGTTGTTCCTCCTTGATCTCAATAAGGAGGGATATGATTTTTCTATGGGCTTCTGCCTCtgcatttgtaaaaaaaacaaaaactttagtgATAACTtacaaaaacagaataaattcAGCAGTGATATAAACTGCATCAGTTCCATCAGTATGCAAGGGCCAATGCACCAACTTCCGTTATGATGATTCAGAAATATATCACTTGTGTCATTAGATAATAATGagctaatgagaaaaaaaaaatacttggaaATACATTTTAAGGTGAAAAGAACAGAAAAGGAAAACTATTTTCCTAGTAACTAGAACCACTAGTTTTGTAAAAGAACACATTATGGAACATCAATTGTCATGTTTAATTATTGATATTACTATTTTGGAGTAGTTTGGTCTGTTTTGAATCCCTTCCAAACTATTTTATACCTAGTTGCATTCACTGATTATTTAAAAGGTTATAGTAACACATCTTCATGAGCTATAAACTGTTTTATTACTATGTTAATGAAGCCTACACTTGTGTCAGACACAGACAGTtcacaaatacaggtgcatctcaataaattagaatgtcgtggaaaagttcatttatttcagtaattcaactcaaattgtgaaactcgtgtattaaataaattcagtgcacacagactgaagtagtttaagtctttggttcttttaattgtgatgattttggctcacatttaacaaaaacccaccaattcactatctcaacaaattagaatacatcataagaccaataaaaaaaaaacatttttagtgaattgttggccttctggaaagtatgttcatttactgtatatgtactcaatacttggtgggggctccttttgctttaattactgcctcaattcggcgtggcatggaggtgatcagtttgtggcactgctgaggtggtatggaagcccaggtttctttgacagtggccttcagctcatctgcattttttggtctctcgtttctcattttcctcttgacaataccccatagattctctatggggttcaggtctggtgagtttgctggccagtcaagcacaccaacaccatggtcatttaaccaacttttggtgcatttggcagtgtgggcaggtgccaaatcctgctggaaaatgaaatcagcatctttaaaaagctggtcagcagaaggaagcatgaagtgctccaaaatttcttggtaaacgggtgcagtgactttgcttttcaaaaaacacaatggaccaacaccagcagatgacattgcaccccaaatcatcacagactgtggaaacttaacactggacttcaagcaacttgggctatgagcttctccacccttcctccagactctaggaccttggtttccaaatgaaatacaaaacttgctctcatctgaaaagaggactttggaccactgggcaacagtccagttcttcttctccttagcccaggtaagacacctctgatgttgtctgtggttcaggagtggcttaacaagaggaatatgacaactgtagccaaattccttgacacgtctgtgtgtggtggctcttgatgccttaaccccagcctcagtccattccttgtgaagttcacccaaattcttgaatcgttttgcttgacaatcctcataaggctgcggttctctcggttggttgtgcatctttttcttccacaattttccttccactcaactttctgttaacatgcttggatacagcactctgtgaacagccagcttctttggcaatgaatgtttgtggcttaccctccttgtgaagggtgtcaatgattgtcttctggacaactgtcagatcagcagtcttccccatgattgtgtagcctagtgaaccaaactgagagaccattttgaaggctcaggaaacctttgcaggtgttttgagttgattagctgattggcatgtcaccatattctaatttgttgagatagtgaattggtgggtttttgttaaatgtgagccaaaatcatcacaattaaaagaaccaaagacttaaactacttcagtctgtgtgcattgaatttatttaatacacgagtttcacaatttgagttgaattactgaaataaatgaacttttccacgacattctaatttattgagatgcacctgtaaaaggGTGCACATTTATTTACCCTTTGCAACTACACAAGTGACATTTTgctcataaactcagcaaaaaaaataaaaaagaaaaaaagaaacgtcctctcactttcaactacttttattttcagcaaacttaacacatgtaaatatttgtatgaacataaaaagattcaacaactaagacataaactgagcaagtttcacagacatgtgactaacagaaatgtaataatgtgtccctgaacaaagtaacattcagtatctggtgtggccaccagctgcgttaagtactgcagtgcatctcctcatggactacaccagatttgtcagttcttgctgtgagatgttaccccactcttccaccaaggcacttgcaagttcccggacatttctgggggtaatggccctagccctcaccctccgatccaacaggtcccagacgtgcttaaTGGGATTGACATCCGGGCTcgtcgctggccatggcagaacactgatattcctgtcttgcaggaaatcatacACAGAACCAGCAGTatagctggtggcattgtcatgtcaggatgagcctgcagaaagggtaccacatgaggaggatgtcttccctgtaacgcacagtgttgagaatgcctgcaatgacaacaagctctgtctgatgatgctgtgacacaccgccccagaccatgacggaccctccaaatcgatcccactccagagtacaggcctcggt
It contains:
- the LOC127411842 gene encoding uncharacterized protein LOC127411842, which translates into the protein MEPNNGSRASWAIHRRAEGSVNKNKADMAVETLQQQRRSAVFEDMPPLPDELSKGAEDIIPGRDEVNFSADSESYSPAGVAGKFIREDGSLSEAEAHRKIISLLIEIKEEQQRQWAVLKDLQARVYGQVCEEEEEVLDIDLPLHTMEQLDETERHLEDAEAQRRMVSHLSRMGGATIDDAVRRLMHTVLSFSLGSELNWVGRGQKRSFRNTRLQGVLFRALKRTPVGKEATHHQFADVVKKWLRFAPFRQRGSGRRLHGIPPVEFICPKYNSTVGDCDQLNLESEEVKVTH